The nucleotide sequence GGCTCACCCGGGTCGTCGCGCAGGTGTGGGACGCCTGCGGTCCGTACCTCGCCCTGCTCCACGCCGCTCCCGACCACCACGCGCGTGAACGGCCTGGCTACGAGGCCCTGCTCGCGGCGGTCGCGGCGTACGACGCCGAGCGCGTGCTCGCGCTGCTCGGCGAGCGCCGCGCACGCGCGATCGCCGCGGTGACGACGGCACTCCGCGACCGCGACGGCGGCGCGGTCCGACACCCGTGAAGGCCGCCCACGTCCGGGGGGTTCCGTTCGGTCCGGTCGGAGGCTACGGTTTGTATACATTACCCAAACCAGCCAGAGGTGACCGTGATCAGCGCCGGCGTCGGACTCTTCCCGACCGAGCCCGTGGGTGCCCTCCGCGACTACACGGCGCTGGCCGAGTCGCTCGGGTACGAGCACGTGTGGTTCGGCGACTCGCAGAACATCTGGCGTGAGTCGTCGGTGACCATGGGCGCGGCCGCGGTCGGCACTGAGCGGGTGATCCTCGGCTCAGGCGTCACCAACGCCGTGACCCGGCACCTGTCGCTCCTCGCGTCGACGTGGGCGACGCTCGCCGAGCAGACCGGCGGCCGGGTCGCACTCGGCATCGGCACCGGCGACTCGTCCCTGCGCACCATGGGTCTGAAGCCGCTGAAGCTGCGCGAGCTCGAGCACGCCATCGACCAGCTGCGCACGCTCTTTCGCGGGGAGGAGGCGATCGAGCCGACGAGCGGCGCGCGGTTCCGGCTGAGCTACCTCACCGAGCCGGTGCGCATCCCGATCTACGTCGCCGCGTCCGCGCCCAGGATCCTTGAGCTCGCCGGCCGCGTCGCCGACGGCGTGATCGCGCTGGTCGGCACCTCGCCGGAGTTCATCGACGCGGCGCTGCGGCGGATCGAGGCCGGCGCCAGGGCGTCCGGCCGGACGCTCGCCGACCTGCACGTGGTGCTGTGGACCCCGACCGCGATCGCCGACGATCCGGTGCAGGCGCGCGACCTCACCCGCGCGCACGTGGCACGGGTATGCATCCGGCCGCTGCCCGCCGAAATCGACCCGTCACTGCAGGAGGCGGTCGACCGCATCAGGGAGACGTACGACTACTACCACCACATGGACACCACGGCGGCCCACGCCGGGCTGGTGCCCGACGAGCTGGTCGACCTGTTCGCCCTCGCCGGCACGCCGCAGGAGTGCCGTGAGCGGACGGCGAAGGTCGCCGCCTCCGGTGTCGACCAGATCGCGATCGTGCCGTTCGTCCGCCCCGGGGAGAGTAGGGCGGACACGATGCGCGCCTTCGCCGACATCGCGGCCGCGCCATGACCGCGTCCGTCGGCGCCACACCCGCACGCGCCACAGATCCGTACCCACCGCCCGGAGCCGCCGTGCCGGGCGCACCGCCGCCGCTGCTGCGTTCCCGCGGCGCACCTGTCCCCGTTCCCGATCCGCCACGAGACGCACCGGACGAGTCCCGGCGAGGGGGCGGAGTCCCCCGCATCGACCCGTCTCTGGTCGTACTCGGCGCGGTCGCCGTGGCATCGGCGATCGCCGCCGCCCGCTGGTACCGCAACCGCCGCTCCGGTCACTGACCGCCGCGGCGCCGACACCCCGTCACCGACCCTCTTCCCCGCTACCCGAGGAGAACCGATGTCCCCCAAGAGCCCCTGGCGACGCATCGCCGCCGCCGTCTTCGCTCTCTGCACGCTCGTCGCGGCGGCCGGCTGCGGCGGCGACGCGGAGAAGTCCGACGGCTCCGTGCAGATCCGCGTGGCCGCCACCGGAGCCGACAGCCTGCCGTTCATGGCGGTGCTCCAGCTCGCCATCGACAAGGGCTGGTTCAAGAGTCGCGGACTCGACGTCTCGATCTACTCCGGTGGCGGCGGGGGCAACACGCTGCGCGTCGTCACCAGCGGCGACGCCGACCTCGCGATCACCGGCAGCTCGTCGGTCGTGCTCGCGAGCGAGAAGCCCGCGGCGAACCTCGCCGTGATCGGCTCCTGGTTCCAGGTCAACGACTTCTACTGGATCACCCCGGACGAGGACGCGAAGCTCGCGGGCGCCAAGCTCGGATTCTCCACCGCGGGCTCGGCCACCGAGCTGATCGTCAAGGCGCTGCAGGCCAAGCGTCCCGATGACAAGATCTCCGCGGTGTCCGTCGGCGGCATGGGTGACAACTGGGCGGCGGCCAAGGCGGGCCGCATCACCGCCGGCTGGGCCATGCACCCGTTCGTCACCGAGAAGGAGCAGGAGGAGGGTGCCCGCACGCTCGTCGCAACCCGTGACGTGATCGGTGACCACCCGGCCGACCTGGTGGCGGCCAACAAGGACTTCCTGAAGGACAACCCCGACGCGATGAAGAAGTTCTTCGAGGGCGCGGAACAGGCCTTCGAGTACGTCGTGGACGACACCGACAAGGCCGCCGCCGAACTCGCGCCGCTCGTCGACGTCGACGAGAAGGTCATGGCGAAGGCCCTGAAGGACACCCCCGAGTTGGCGAAGGCGTACTCGCTGAAGGTCGACCCCGTCGCGCTGAAGAACCTGTCCGACATGATGACGCAGGCCGGTCAGATCAAGGAGCCCGTCGACTGGGGCACGGTGCTCGACCAGCAGTACCTGCCCGCGAGCGCCCGCGCCGACCTCTGACGTGTACGCGCCGAGGGCCGAGGAGACGCATGACACGACCAGGCATCGACATCCGCGACCTCACGGTCCGGTTCGCCACGCCGAACGGCGACGACATAGTGGCGGTCGACGGCGTCACCCGCACCGTCGACCAGCACCGGTTCGTCTCGATCGTCGGGCCGAGCGGGTGCGGCAAGTCGACACTCCTCAACACCGTCGCGGGCCTGCAGCCTGCCACGTCCGGATCCGTCGC is from Streptosporangiales bacterium and encodes:
- a CDS encoding ABC transporter substrate-binding protein, producing MSPKSPWRRIAAAVFALCTLVAAAGCGGDAEKSDGSVQIRVAATGADSLPFMAVLQLAIDKGWFKSRGLDVSIYSGGGGGNTLRVVTSGDADLAITGSSSVVLASEKPAANLAVIGSWFQVNDFYWITPDEDAKLAGAKLGFSTAGSATELIVKALQAKRPDDKISAVSVGGMGDNWAAAKAGRITAGWAMHPFVTEKEQEEGARTLVATRDVIGDHPADLVAANKDFLKDNPDAMKKFFEGAEQAFEYVVDDTDKAAAELAPLVDVDEKVMAKALKDTPELAKAYSLKVDPVALKNLSDMMTQAGQIKEPVDWGTVLDQQYLPASARADL
- a CDS encoding LLM class flavin-dependent oxidoreductase is translated as MISAGVGLFPTEPVGALRDYTALAESLGYEHVWFGDSQNIWRESSVTMGAAAVGTERVILGSGVTNAVTRHLSLLASTWATLAEQTGGRVALGIGTGDSSLRTMGLKPLKLRELEHAIDQLRTLFRGEEAIEPTSGARFRLSYLTEPVRIPIYVAASAPRILELAGRVADGVIALVGTSPEFIDAALRRIEAGARASGRTLADLHVVLWTPTAIADDPVQARDLTRAHVARVCIRPLPAEIDPSLQEAVDRIRETYDYYHHMDTTAAHAGLVPDELVDLFALAGTPQECRERTAKVAASGVDQIAIVPFVRPGESRADTMRAFADIAAAP